One genomic window of Nicotiana sylvestris chromosome 10, ASM39365v2, whole genome shotgun sequence includes the following:
- the LOC104229967 gene encoding uncharacterized protein — MVAPPNFKESQSTNRPQRFQKMGHKNGGIPKKGSSSRNLKGNECCHKCGNPGHFIKDCPFLKQEHNKYNSDKVAKRNLIPYKRFSRKSAADNVVKQVLAVWGDSSSESEKEPDAGSISMMAVQNEA, encoded by the coding sequence aTGGTTGCTCCACCAAACTTCAAGGAAAGTCAATCAACCAATAGACCACAGAGATTTCAGAAGATGGGTCACAAAAATGGTGGGATCCCAAAGAAAGGAAGTTCCAGTAGGAATCTCAAAGGAAATGAGTGTTGTCATAAGTGTGGAAATCCTGGACACTTTATCAAAGACTGCCCATTTCTGAAACAAGAGCATAACAAATACAACTCTGACAAAGTAGCAAAAAGGAACCTGATTCCTTACAAACGATTCAGCCGAAAAAGTGCAGCTGATAATGTTGTAAAACAAGTTCTTGCTGtttggggagactcctccagtgaaTCAGAAAAGGAACCAGATGCAGGAAGCATCTCCATGATGGCAGTGCAAAATGAAGCATAG